From Cannabis sativa cultivar Pink pepper isolate KNU-18-1 chromosome 8, ASM2916894v1, whole genome shotgun sequence, a single genomic window includes:
- the LOC133030144 gene encoding uncharacterized protein LOC133030144, whose translation MRYHMDESIRDSIPQTENAKDFLAAIKEKYKKFSKNEKNECLTLFHRTNYTDTGDIRAHIDKLMGCYQKLKGMGLDLGEDYMVWFVMETIPSQFDSIRSSYNAQKEQWTIEEMTAILAKEEEDMKKGRARSISMVTNPNNSHKRKFTPNNSSDQRFHKKKATNPKGNGQASSSSTGHKNEFFKGKCNFCQCFGHKKADCRKLKAHLEKKGSDKSKKAE comes from the exons ATGAGGTATCACATGGATGAGTCCATTCGTGATAGTATTCCTCAAACTGAAAATGCAAAAGATTTTCTTGCTGCCATTAAGGAAAAGTATAAGAAGTTCTCaaagaatgagaaaaatgaGTGCTTAACTTTGTTCCATCGCACTAATTACACTGATACGGGTGACATTAGAGCTCACATTGACAAGCTCATGGGTTGTTACCAAAAGCTTAAAGGCATGGGATTGGATCTTGGTGAGGATTACATGGTGTGGTTTGTAATGGAAACCATTCCTTCTCAATTTGATTCGATCAGATCAAGCTACAATGCTCAAAAGGAGCAGTGGACCATTGAGGAGATGACTGCTATTCTTGCCAAAGAAGAAGAGGACATGAAAAAGGGGAGAGCAAGAAGTATCTCCATGGTGACCAATCCAAACAATTCTCACAAGAGAAAGTTCACTCCCAACAACTCTAGTGACCAAAGGTTTCATAAGAAGAAAGCCACCAATCCTAAGGGAAATGGACAAGCAAGCTCTTCTTCAACTGGTCATAAGAATGAGTTTTTCAAAGGAAAGTGCAACTTTTGTCAATGCTTCGGGCATAAGAAAGCTGATTGCCGAAAGCTCAAAGCTCACTTAGAGAAGAAAG GCAGTGACAAGTCGAAGAAGGCCGAGTAG